One part of the Malus sylvestris chromosome 2, drMalSylv7.2, whole genome shotgun sequence genome encodes these proteins:
- the LOC126613660 gene encoding soluble inorganic pyrophosphatase 4-like, whose protein sequence is MANNDAEGSGKKSGSSHVKLNERILSSMSRRSVAAHPWHDLEIGPGAPAVFNCVVEIGKGSKVKYELDKTTGLIVVDRVLYSSVVYPHNYGFIPRTICEDSDPMDVLVLMQEPVIPGSFLRARAIGLMPMIDQGEKDDKIIAVCADDPEFRHITDLKELPPHRLAEIRRFFEDYKKNENKEVEVEDFLPAEAAIEAIRYSMNLYASYIVESLRQ, encoded by the exons ATGGCTAACAATGATGCAGAAGGGAGTGGAAAGAAGTCGGGGTCTTCTCACGTTAAACTCAATGAAAGAATCCTTTCTTCAATGTCAAGGAGATCTGTTGCTGCTCATCCCTGGCATGACTTAGAGATTG GACCTGGTGCACCAGCAGTTTTCAACTGT GTTGTTGAAATTGGCAAAGGCAGCAAGGTTAAGTATGAGCTCGACAAGACAACTGGCCTTATAGTA GTTGACCGTGTGCTTTACTCATCGGTTGTTTACCCGCACAACTATGGTTTCATCCCACGAACAATCTGTGAGGATAGTGATCCAATGGATGTCCTAGTACTGATGCAG GAGCCCGTGATACCTGGTTCTTTCCTTCGTGCTCGCGCTATTGGATTAATGCCCATGATTGATCAA GGTGAAAAGGATGACAAGATTATTGCAGTATGTGCTGATGACCCTGAGTTCCGCCATATCACTGACCTCAAGGAGCTTCCTCCACATCGCCTTGCAGAAATTCGTCGGTTCTTTGAGGACT ACAAAAAGAATGAGAACAAggaagttgaggttgaagacTTTCTACCGGCTGAGGCTGCCATCGAGGCCATCAGATACTCCAT GAACCTGTATGCATCTTACATCGTGGAGAGCTTGAGGCAGTAG
- the LOC126610158 gene encoding mannan endo-1,4-beta-mannosidase 7-like isoform X1 has translation MKHPSFALLLAILIHQQCFITPIHVSAAGDNFIRVRGVHFLLNGSPYYANGFNGYWLMYVASDLSQRHKVSSVFSEATSHGLTVARTWAFSDGGYRPLQLSPGSYNEQMFKGLDFVIAEARRYGIKLILSLVNNYESFGGRKQYVNWARSKGQYLASDDDFFRNPVVKGYYKNHVTTVLNRYNSYTGVHYKDDPTILAWELINEPRCTSDPSGRTIQAWIMEMASHVKSIDRNHLLEAGLEGFYGQAIPHRMSLNPPFNIGTDFIANNRIPGIDFATVHSYPDQWLSSSNDQTQLTFLNNWLNTHIQDAQNILRKPIFIAEFGKSWKDHGFTTYQRDLLFNMVYSKIYFSAKRGGAAAGGLFWQLLTEGMDSFRDGYDIVLSQNPSTENVIAQQSHKLNQIRKIFARRRNAWMWRRARAIRRAEWLGRHKGKHIVN, from the exons ATGAAGCATCCATCTTTTGCTCTTCTTTTAGCAATTTTAATCCACCAGCAGTGTTTTATTACGCCAATCCATGTTTCAGCAGCAGGTGATAATTTCATCAGAGTGAGGGGAGTGCATTTTCTTCTCAACGGCAGCCCTTACTATGCAAACGGCTTCAATGGCTACTGGCTCATGTACGTGGCTTCCGACCTGTCTCAGAGGCACAAAGTCTCTTCTGTTTTCAGTGAAGCAACTAGCCACGGGCTCACCGTGGCTCGAACTTGGGCTTTCAGTGATGGAGGTTACAGGCCTCTTCAGCTCTCCCCTGGCTCATACAATGAGCAAATGTTTAAG gGGTTGGATTTTGTTATAGCTGAGGCCAGAAGATATGGGATTAAGCTGATATTAAGCTTGGTGAACAACTATGAGAGCTTTGGAGGAAGAAAGCAGTATGTGAATTGGGCACGAAGTAAAGGGCAGTACCTCGCATCTGATGACGATTTCTTCAGGAACCCGGTTGTGAAGGGTTACTACAAGAACCATGTAACC ACTGTTCTTAACAGATATAACAGCTACACTGGAGTTCATTACAAAGATGACCCAACAATTTTGGCCTGGGAACTTATTAATGAACCCAGATGCACATCAGATCCTTCAGGAAGGACTATTCAG GCATGGATAATGGAAATGGCTTCACACGTGAAGTCAATAGACAGAAACCACTTACTGGAAGCTGGTCTAGAGGGATTTTATGGACAAGCAATACCACATAGGATGAGTCTCAATCCCCCCTTCAATATCGGAACAGACTTTATCGCGAATAATCGGATTCCTGGCATTGATTTTGCAACAGTTCACTCGTATCCTGATCAATG GTTGTCTAGCTCAAATGATCAAACTCAGCTCACTTTCTTGAACAACTGGCTCAACACCCACATCCAAGATGCGCAGAACATTCTCCGAAAGCCAATATTCATCGCAGAGTTTGGGAAATCTTGGAAAGATCATGGTTTCACCACCTACCAAAGAGACCTGCTTTTCAACATGGTGTACTCCAAGATATACTTTTCGGCAAAAAGAGGAGGAGCAGCTGCCGGGGGACTATTCTGGCAGCTCCTCACCGAAGGCATGGACTCTTTCCGTGATGGATACGACATAGTTCTAAGTCAGAATCCCTCAACAGAAAATGTGATTGCTCAACAGTCTCACAAGCTCAATCAGATTCGGAAGATTTTTGCGCGGAGAAGAAATGCTTGGATGTGGAGGAGGGCAAGGGCCATTAGAAGGGCTGAATGGTTGGGTAGACACAAAGGCAAACATATTGTAAATTGA
- the LOC126613654 gene encoding uncharacterized protein LOC126613654: protein MPTFTAIALDRLLEPGASSESADMSSLPNSNSKPFSSSMPVPDSKLERRNSTSAVEKRPNRPPITPALYATPEATPLPDSPTSFTPSPYIINHKRRGPRLMKSYSEQDVSLHQKAGDMEKLNGDVNDAEAKGVKLNGDVNNAEAKVANLPVDDVDTFTFPKPVEVHHSNGIHHFESSNGKLGTSNGQLRGINVELGTSSEREDSFYVPNKRSSNVELSNASAREDDLLKQPAMSPGRDSECEDFFDPKDSMSVASYNTDGEGSVWAERSPQTSTPTGEFYDAWDELSSESGHGQQLSVSDLDVELREMRLSLIMEMEKRKQAEESLNNMQRQWQRIREQLSLVGLTLPEDPAAASGPEQLGSDPAEDLCQQVYLARFVSNSIGRGLIRAEMELEMEAQIESKNFEIARLMDKLRNYEAMNQEMVQRNQDVLEMARRDRERRERRQRWVWGSIATALTLGTAALAYSYIPSSRGSPTFESEVPESSDAGK, encoded by the exons ATGCCGACTTTCACTGCCATAGCTTTAGATAGGTTGTTAGAACCTGGAGCTTCTTCCGAATCCGCTGACATGTCATCTCTTCCGAATTCCAATTCGAAGCCTTTTTCGAGTTCAATGCCGGTTCCTGACTCCAAGCTGGAGAGGAGGAACAGCACCTCCGCTGTGGAGAAGAGGCCAAATCGACCTCCGATTACGCCGGCCCTTTACGCTACTCCGGAGGCCACACCGCTCCCGGATTCGCCTACTTCATTTACTCCCTCGCCTTACATCATCAACCACAAGCGCCGTGGTCCAAGGCTTATGAAGAGTTACTCGGAGCAGGATGTGTCATTGCACCAGAAAGCTGGAGATATGGAGAAGCTCAATGGAGATGTCAACGACGCTGAGGCCAAGGGGGTGAAGCTCAATGGGGATGTCAACAACGCAGAGGCAAAGGTGGCAAATTTGCCTGTGGATGATGTGGATACTTTTACTTTCCCCAAGCCTGTTGAAGTGCATCATTCGAATGGCATCCATCATTTCGAGAGCAGCAATGGGAAGCTTGGGACCAGTAATGGGCAACTTAGAGGCATTAATGTGGAACTAGGTACTAGTAGCGAGCGTGAAGATAGCTTCTATGTGCCTAACAAGAGAAGCAGTAATGTGGAACTGAGTAATGCTTCTGCTAGGGAAGATGATTTGTTGAAGCAACCTGCCATGAGTCCAGGAAGAGATAGTGAATGTGAGGATTTCTTTGATCCAAAAGACTCCATGAGTGTCGCAAGTTACAACACGGATGGAGAGGGAAGTGTTTGGGCTGAGCGTTCTCCACAGACCAGTACACCCACGGGGGAATTTTATGATGCTTGGGATG AACTTTCATCTGAGAGCGGGCACGGGCAGCAGCTTTCTGTTTCTGACCTTGACGTTGAATTGCGTGAAATGAGATTGAGCCTTATAATGGAGATGGAGAAGCGGAAGCAAGCAGAAGAATCCTTGAATAACATGCAAAGGCAGTGGCAGAGGATTAGGGAACAGTTATCTCTTGTAGGATTGACACTCCCTGAAGATCCTGCTGCTGCAAGTGGTCCTGAGCAACTAGGTTCTGATCCTGCAGAAGATCTGTGCCAACAAGTTTATCTTGCTAGGTTTGTATCAAATTCTATTGGGAGGGGATTGATAAGGGCTGAGATGGAGTTGGAGATGGAAGCTCAGATCGAGTCAAAGAACTTTGAAATTGCTCGGTTGATGGACAAACTCCGTAACTATGAGGCAATGAATCAGGAAATGGTTCAGAGGAATCAGGACGTTCTCG AGATGGCACGGCGCGACAGGGAGAGAAGGGAAAGGAGACAAAGATGGGTATGGGGCTCGATTGCTACTGCCCTAACACTGGGTACCGCAGCCTTGGCGTACTCTTATATCCCGTCTAGCAGGGGATCGCCAACCTTCGAGTCTGAGGTTCCTGAGAGTAGCGATGCAGGCAAATGA
- the LOC126601157 gene encoding uncharacterized protein LOC126601157: MENNGSRHRRNSLTPVKQRRSGYEPSDAETDILDSPWHGGNKWPNGGYESGGAKPELDLGRKISPLRQSRRHSSRIEYDGPTPRTTSVVSPVRRRTNSKSPYKPGRGDSNARTLPMAGSDIRRNISPLGKSERSRHVSPFQADQEERDLNNDGDEIVDSNRNQHHKRTNSRRSAAALRHRSLRETDQQSNRSITPTKGERTPSPLSKSMAHQKQGQVSTPSVSEINELLAHAKLARTSPDPILNNKAAPIYETSVSIAPGDIFFSGECNVVALPQNHLQKPKMVSSAASQQRSTTRSNGNFGHDVNVRGLSSSYGLSQTTTTTSSSAVSRQSSGRLSMASSMRSDASRTTTASMRKFTDNRRKSESQAWFSCMRKSSCKNKKLSPERSTFNEAAFIEKAFVEESLRQLWADKHRPTSLNGFTCHKQEAQVLKQLVIDNVSPHILLTGPTGSGKKALTMAYLREVYGDASWEEQRTMQLVVPLTSSPHHVELNVQLEPNARYALMGLVREINNDNELAPEVSSINFKANHKVMVLYGVDKAEHIQHLIKWIMDCYSDACKLILCCENDSGVIESVKNRCKVIKVDAPVTHEIMEVLIQIARKEEFDLPMSLANKIANKSKQNLRKAIMGLEACKAHNYPFGEEQPIPLGWEEVVQELASEILADPSPKRLFFIRGKFQKLLIDFVHPKLILLKLVEQFLKGVDASSKRELYYWHAYYEKRLPAGASALLKLEEFVAKFMSICRKSSNNRQHV, from the exons ATGGAGAATAATGGGTCAAGACACAGGAGGAATTCTCTGACGCCGGTGAAGCAAAGGAGGAGTGGATATGAGCCATCTGATGCCGAGACAGACATCCTTGATAGCCCGTGGCACGGCGGAAACAAATGGCCTAATGGAGGATATGAATCTGGAGGGGCAAAACCAGAGTTGGATTTGGGAAGAAAGATCAGCCCTTTGAGGCAGAGCAGGAGACATTCTTCCAGGATTGAATACGACGGCCCTACTCCAAGAACTACCTCAGTGGTAAGCCCAGTTCGAAGAAGAACCAACAGCAAGTCGCCCTACAAGCCTGGAAGAGGTGACAGCAATGCTCGAACTTTGCCAATGGCGGGTTCTGATATTCGTAGGAACATCAGCCCCTTGGGAAAATCCGAGCGCAGCAGACATGTTTCACCTTTTCAAGCAGACCAAGAAGAGCGCGATTTGAATAACGATGGTGATGAGATTGTAGACTCAAACAGAAACCAACATCATAAAAGAACGAACAGCAGAAGATCAGCAGCTGCTCTGCGGCATAGATCACTGAGAGAAACTGACCAGCAAAGCAATCGTTCAATCACGCCTACAAAAGGGGAGAGAACACCCTCACCATTGTCCAAAAGCATGGCTCATCAGAAGCAAGGGCAAGTGAGCACACCATCCGTCAGCGAAATCAATGAACTGCTTGCTCATGCAAAGCTTGCTAGAACTTCTCCAGATCCCATTTTGAATAACAAAGCTGCTCCGATTTACGAAACCTCAGTTTCTATTGCACCAGGTGACATCTTTTTCTCTGGAGAATGCAATGTCGTGGCATTGCCTCAAAATCACTTACAAAAACCGAAAATGGTCTCCTCTGCCGCCTCACAACAGAGAAGTACTACTCGATCAAATGGTAACTTTGGTCACGATGTCAATGTCCGCGGACTTTCATCTTCGTATGGTTTGTCACAGACAACCACAACCACTTCCAGCTCTGCGGTGAGCAGGCAGAGCAGCGGGAGGCTGAGCATGGCTAGCAGCATGAGGAGTGATGCAAGCAGGACAACAACCGCCAGCATGAGGAAGTTCACGGATAATAGGAGGAAGAGCGAAAGTCAGGCATGGTTTTCGTGTATGAGAAAGAGTTCTtgcaagaacaaaaaattatcacCTGAGCGTAGCACGTTCAATGAGGCTGCATTCATCGAGAAGGCGTTCGTGGAAGAGAGTCTCAGGCAGTTGTGGGCTGATAAGCATAGACCTACTTCGTTGAATGGATTCACTTGCCACAAGCAAGAAGCTCAAGTTCTCAAGCAACTT GTGATTGATAACGTCAGTCCACATATTTTGCTTACCGGACCAACTGGTTCTGGGAAGAAAGCTCTAACAATGGCGTATCTACGAGAAGTTTACGGTGATGCGAGTTGGGAA GAACAAAGGACAATGCAACTGGTGGTTCCATTGACATCCAGCCCTCACCATGTGGAGCTCAATGTACAGTTGGAACCAAATGCCAGATATGCCCTAATGGGTTTGGTCAGAGAAATAAACAATGACAATGAACTTGCTCCTGAAGTCAGCTCTATAAATTTCAAGGCAAATCATAAAG TGATGGTTCTTTATGGTGTCGACAAAGCAGAGCACATTCAGCACTTGATCAAATGGATCATGGACTGTTACTCGGATGCGTGTAAGCTCATACTTTGCTGCGAAAATGACTCCGGTGTCATTGAATCGGTGAAAAACCGGTGCAAAGTCATCAAGGTTGATGCTCCTGTGACTCATGAA ATCATGGAAGTTCTTATTCAGATAGCCAGGAAGGAGGAATTTGACCTACCTATGAGCCTTGCCAATAAGATTGCAAATAAATCAAAGCAGAATCTGAGAAAAGCGATCATGGGTCTTGAAGCATGCAAAGCACATAA CtatccttttggagaagaacaaCCAATTCCACTTGGATGGGAAGAGGTGGTGCAAGAACTTGCTTCCGAAATCCTAGCTGATCCGTCACCTAAGAG ACTATTTTTCATCCGGGGAAAGTTTCAAAAGCTTCTTATTGATTTTGTACATCCGAAACTGATTCTACTG AAGCTTGTGGAACAGTTCCTAAAGGGAGTGGATGCTAGTTCTAAGAGGGAACTCTATTACTGGCATGCTTATTAT GAGAAAAGACTCCCAGCAGGAGCGAGTGCGTTACTGAAACTAGAAG AATTTGTGGCCAAGTTCATGAGCATATGCCGGAAGAGTTCCAACAACCGGCAGCACGTGTAG
- the LOC126610158 gene encoding mannan endo-1,4-beta-mannosidase 7-like isoform X2, with product MKHPSFALLLAILIHQQCFITPIHVSAAGDNFIRVRGVHFLLNGSPYYANGFNGYWLMYVASDLSQRHKVSSVFSEATSHGLTVARTWAFSDGGYRPLQLSPGSYNEQMFKTVLNRYNSYTGVHYKDDPTILAWELINEPRCTSDPSGRTIQAWIMEMASHVKSIDRNHLLEAGLEGFYGQAIPHRMSLNPPFNIGTDFIANNRIPGIDFATVHSYPDQWLSSSNDQTQLTFLNNWLNTHIQDAQNILRKPIFIAEFGKSWKDHGFTTYQRDLLFNMVYSKIYFSAKRGGAAAGGLFWQLLTEGMDSFRDGYDIVLSQNPSTENVIAQQSHKLNQIRKIFARRRNAWMWRRARAIRRAEWLGRHKGKHIVN from the exons ATGAAGCATCCATCTTTTGCTCTTCTTTTAGCAATTTTAATCCACCAGCAGTGTTTTATTACGCCAATCCATGTTTCAGCAGCAGGTGATAATTTCATCAGAGTGAGGGGAGTGCATTTTCTTCTCAACGGCAGCCCTTACTATGCAAACGGCTTCAATGGCTACTGGCTCATGTACGTGGCTTCCGACCTGTCTCAGAGGCACAAAGTCTCTTCTGTTTTCAGTGAAGCAACTAGCCACGGGCTCACCGTGGCTCGAACTTGGGCTTTCAGTGATGGAGGTTACAGGCCTCTTCAGCTCTCCCCTGGCTCATACAATGAGCAAATGTTTAAG ACTGTTCTTAACAGATATAACAGCTACACTGGAGTTCATTACAAAGATGACCCAACAATTTTGGCCTGGGAACTTATTAATGAACCCAGATGCACATCAGATCCTTCAGGAAGGACTATTCAG GCATGGATAATGGAAATGGCTTCACACGTGAAGTCAATAGACAGAAACCACTTACTGGAAGCTGGTCTAGAGGGATTTTATGGACAAGCAATACCACATAGGATGAGTCTCAATCCCCCCTTCAATATCGGAACAGACTTTATCGCGAATAATCGGATTCCTGGCATTGATTTTGCAACAGTTCACTCGTATCCTGATCAATG GTTGTCTAGCTCAAATGATCAAACTCAGCTCACTTTCTTGAACAACTGGCTCAACACCCACATCCAAGATGCGCAGAACATTCTCCGAAAGCCAATATTCATCGCAGAGTTTGGGAAATCTTGGAAAGATCATGGTTTCACCACCTACCAAAGAGACCTGCTTTTCAACATGGTGTACTCCAAGATATACTTTTCGGCAAAAAGAGGAGGAGCAGCTGCCGGGGGACTATTCTGGCAGCTCCTCACCGAAGGCATGGACTCTTTCCGTGATGGATACGACATAGTTCTAAGTCAGAATCCCTCAACAGAAAATGTGATTGCTCAACAGTCTCACAAGCTCAATCAGATTCGGAAGATTTTTGCGCGGAGAAGAAATGCTTGGATGTGGAGGAGGGCAAGGGCCATTAGAAGGGCTGAATGGTTGGGTAGACACAAAGGCAAACATATTGTAAATTGA
- the LOC126613659 gene encoding probable aquaporin SIP2-1 codes for MGRIGLLVSDMIISFMWVWSGVLIKIYVFSILGFGHGPGGEIIKCALSIVNMFFFALLGKVTNGGTYNPLTVLSGAITGDFSRFLFTVGARIPAQVIGSIAGVWLIIAAFPEVGHGPRLNVDLHRGALTEGLLTFAIVTVSLGLARKIPGSFFTKTWISSVSKLTLHILGSDLTGGCMNPASVMGWAYARGDHFTKEHIMVYWLAPMEATLLAIWTFRVVVPPVQEDKVDVKAKSE; via the exons ATGGGGAGGATTGGTTTGCTCGTGTCGGATATGATAATCTCGTTCATGTGGGTATGGTCGGGGGTCTTGATCAAGATCTACGTGTTCAGCATTCTGGGGTTTGGTCACGGACCTGGCGGTGAGATTATCAAGTGCGCCCTTTCGATTGTGAACATGTTCTTCTTCGCGTTGCTGGGAAAGGTTACCAACGGCGGCACCTACAATCCTTTGACCGTGTTGTCCGGCGCAATTACTGGGGATTTCAGCCGCTTCCTTTTCACTGTTGGTGCCAGAATCCCTGCTCAG GTTATCGGCTCTATTGCTGGCGTTTGGCTCATAATCGCGGCCTTTCCTGAAGTAGGTCATGGTCCTCGCTTGAACGTTGACCTCCATCGAGGTGCGCTCACAGAAGGGTTGCTGACATTTGCGATTGTTACCGTCTCGCTTGGGCTTGCCAGAAAAATCCCCGGGAGTTTCTTCACGAAGACTTGGATCTCGAGCGTTTCCAAGTTAACTCTTCATATTCTCGGCTCTGATCTGACTGGCGGTTGTATGAACCCGGCTTCT GTGATGGGATGGGCTTACGCTCGTGGCGACCATTTCACGAAGGAGCATATCATGGTTTACTGGCTCGCCCCGATGGAGGCAACTCTGCTGGCAATATGGACATTTAGGGTCGTCGTTCCACCAGTCCAGGAGGACAAGGTCGACGTGAAGGCTAAATCAGAATGA
- the LOC126613661 gene encoding protein RER1B-like, translated as MEGIGSEGGAAAAPLAQWRSNFARAFQYYLDRSTPHTVNRWLGTLVLAMIYILRVYYVQGFYVVSYGLGIYVLNLLIGFFSPKVDPELEALDGASLPTSGSDEFKPFVRRLPEFKFWYSITKAFVIAFIMTFISLLDVPVFWPILLCYWIVLFVLTMKRQILHMIKYKYVPFDIGKRRYTGKK; from the exons ATGGAGGGAATTGGAAGTGAGGGCGGAGCAGCAGCGGCGCCACTGGCCCAATGGCGGAGCAATTTTGCGAGAGCATTCCAGTACTATTTGGATCGGTCAACGCCTCACACTGTGAATAGATGGCTAGGAACCCTAGTTTTGGCTATGATTTACATTCTGCGTGTGTACTATGTTCAGGGGTTCTATGTTGTCTCCTATGGTCTGGGGATCTACGTTTTGAATCTCTTGATCGGTTTCTTCTCGCCCAAGGTTGACCCGGAGCTTGAGGCCTTGGATGGGGCTTCATTGCCAACAAGTGGTTCTGATGAGTTTAAGCCTTTTGTTCGCCGCCTTCCCGAGTTTAAGTTCTG GTATTCCATCACAAAGGCATTCGTTATTGCATTTATCATGACCTTTATTTCTCTGCTGGACGTACCTGTTTTCTGGCCAATACTGCTATGCTACTGGATTGTTCTGTTTGTCCTCACAATGAAAAGGCAGATCCTACACATGatcaaatacaaatatgttCCATTTGATATCGGAAAAAGG CGATACACTGGAAAGAAGTAG
- the LOC126613658 gene encoding gamma carbonic anhydrase 1, mitochondrial, whose translation MGTLGRAIYTVGFWIRETGQAIDRLGSRLQGNYYFQEQLSRHRTLMNVFDKAPVVDKEAFVAPSASIIGQVQVGRGSSIWYGCVLRGDVNSISIGSGTNIQDNSLVHVAKSNLSGKVLPTIIGDNVTVGHSAVLHGCTVEDEAFVGMAATLLDGVYVEKHAMVAAGALVRQNTRIPCGEVWGGNPAKFLRKLTEDEMAFISQSALNYSNLAQVHAAENAKPLDEIEFEKALRKKFGRRDEEYDSMLGVTRETPAEITLPDNVLPPKSA comes from the exons ATGGGGACCCTGGGCAGAGCAATCTACACCGTTGGATTCTGGATCCGCGAGACCGGCCAAGCCATTGACCGCCTCGGTTCCCGCCTCCAAGGCAACTACTACTTCCAAGAACAGC TTTCGCGGCATCGGACGCTGATGAACGTGTTCGACAAAGCTCCGGTGGTCGATAAGGAGGCGTTTGTGGCACCCAGTGCGTCGATCATAGGCCAAGTTCAGGTGGGCCGAGGCTCCTCCATTTGGTACGGTTGCGTTTTGAGAG GCGATGTTAACAGCATCAGCATTGGGTCTGGGACCAACATTCAAGACAATTCCCTTGTTCATGTGGCAAAATCTAACTTGAGTGGCAAGGTTTTGCCTACCATTATCGGAGACAATGTCACTGTAG GCCACAGTGCTGTCTTGCATGGATGTACTGTGGAGGATGAGGCATTTGTAGGCATGGCTGCAACCTTGCTCGATGGGGTTTATGTCGAGAAACACGCCATGGTTGCTGCCGGAGCTCTTGTAAGGCAGAACACAAGGATCCCCTGTGGAGAG GTATGGGGAGGGAACCCAGCAAAGTTCCTGAGGAAGCTCACAGAAGATGAGATGGCCTTCATCTCCCAGTCAGCCTTAAACTATTCCAACTTGGCTCAGGTTCATGCAGCTGAAAATGCAAAGCCCCTCGATGAGATAGAGTTTGAGAAGGCGCTGCGAAAGAAGTTTGGACGCCGTGATGAGGAATATGACTCTATGTTGGGTGTCACTCGTGAGACACCGGCAGAGATTACTCTTCCTGATAACGTATTGCCACCTAAGTCTGCCTAA